A section of the Hevea brasiliensis isolate MT/VB/25A 57/8 chromosome 17, ASM3005281v1, whole genome shotgun sequence genome encodes:
- the LOC110648412 gene encoding pentatricopeptide repeat-containing protein At1g79490, mitochondrial, translated as MLYRNRLCPRKLCTLTRNLSSRIPLHAFNVQNSNCSTNLVIDTCVKFNFQSSILGLNLIPSNFYLSKNPNFFVHSNYVTNLVYGKDPIFVRNYCSGKNTEGGSAQWTEDIEYLDESGSVIYSGKGIRLVEPGLDDHVMIGELKKPFLNVAAVAKIVEFVKRWKWGPELETQLDKLQFVPNMTHIVQALKIINDTDGLLSLYKWARRQPWYVPNDECYLLLFEGLNQSRDFNGIQSLFDEMVQDSIKGGMSSFCAHNRVIQCLAKAEKLELSFCCFKKVQESGCKIDTETYNALITLFLNKGLPYKSFEIYESMEAAQCSLDGSTYELMIPSLAKSGRLDVAFKLFQEMKGRNFRPSFGIFSSLVDSMGKAGRLDTSMKVYMEMQGFGHRPSAIMYVSLIESYTKAGKLDAALRLWDEMKKSGFRPNYGLYTMIIESHAKSGKLDIAMSIFNDMEKAGFLPTPSTYSCLLEMHAASGQVDSAMKLYNSMTNAGLRPGLSTYTSLLTLLASKKLVDVAAKILLEMKTLGYSVDVSASDVLMVYIKDGSVDLALRWLRFMGSSGIRTNNFIIRQLFESCMKNGLYESAKPLLETYVNSAAKVDLILYTSILAHLVRCQEEQNERHLMSILSATRHKAHTFMCGLFTGPEQRKQPVLSFVREFFQGLDYELEEGAARYFVNVLLNYLVLMGQINRARCVWKVAYENKLFPKAIVFDQHIAWSLDVRNLSVGAALIAVVHTLHRFRKRMLYYGVIPRRIKLVTGPTLKIVVAQTLSSVESPFEVSKVVLRAPGDSVMEWFKKPIVQQFLLNEIPSRADILMHKLNTLFPSSAPEIRSLSPPKPLISGKAM; from the coding sequence ATGTTGTATCGCAATAGATTGTGCCCTAGAAAGCTTTGTACACTTACCAGAAACCTCAGCTCTAGGATTCCATTGCATGCTTTCAAtgtacaaaactctaattgctcGACAAATTTAGTAATTGACACTTGTGTTAAGTTCAATTTCCAGAGCTCTATTTTGGGTCTCAATTTGATTCCCTCAAATTTTTACCTATCCAAAAATCCCAATTTTTTCGTTCATTCTAATTACGTTACCAACCTAGTCTACGGTAAAGATCCCATCTTTGTGAGAAATTACTGTTCTGGGAAGAACACTGAAGGTGGGTCTGCTCAGTGGACTGAGGATATAGAGTATTTGGATGAATCGGGTAGTGTGATTTATAGTGGTAAAGGTATAAGGTTAGTTGAGCCAGGGCTTGATGACCATGTGATGATCGGTGAGCTGAAGAAGCCATTTTTGAATGTCGCTGCAGTTGCAAAGATTGTTGAGTTTGTGAAGAGGTGGAAATGGGGGCCAGAATTGGAGACCCAATTGGACAAGCTACAATTTGTTCCAAACATGACTCATATAGttcaagctttgaaaattatcaaTGATACTGATGGCTTATTGAGTTTGTATAAATGGGCCAGGAGGCAACCTTGGTATGTGCCGAATGATGAATGTTATTTGTTGTTATTTGAAGGGTTGAATCAAAGTAGAGATTTTAATGGGATTCAGTCTTTGTTTGATGAGATGGTTCAAGATTCAATTAAGGGTGGGATGTCCTCATTTTGTGCACATAATAGGGTGATTCAATGTCTAGCTAAAGCAGAGAAGTTGGAGCTATCGTTTTGTTGTTTCAAGAAGGTTCAGGAATCCGGCTGTAAAATTGACACAGAAACGTATAATGCACTTATAACCTTGTTTTTGAATAAGGGCTTGCCGTACAAATCATTTGAGATATATGAGAGCATGGAAGCTGCACAATGTTCATTGGATGGCTCAACATATGAGTTAATGATACCAAGCTTAGCGAAATCAGGTCGTCTTGATGTGGCATTTAAGCTTTTCCAAGAGATGAAAGGAAGGAATTTTCGGCCAAGCTTTGGTATTTTTTCCTCGCTTGTTGACTCAATGGGGAAAGCAGGAAGGTTGGACACATCTATGAAGGTTTACATGGAAATGCAGGGCTTTGGGCATAGGCCATCTGCAATTATGTATGTGTCTTTGATTGAGTCATATACGAAGGCTGGGAAATTAGATGCTGCTCTTAGGCTATGGGATGAGATGAAGAAATCTGGTTTTAGGCCCAACTATGGTTTGTATACAATGATTATTGAATCCCATGCTAAATCAGGGAAGCTTGATATTGCAATGTCTATCTTTAATGATATGGAGAAGGCTGGATTTCTACCCACCCCATCTACCTATTCATGTCTTCTTGAAATGCATGCTGCCTCTGGACAAGTAGATTCTGCAATGAAGCTGTATAACTCGATGACTAATGCAGGTCTAAGACCAGGCTTAAGTACGTACACTTCCCTTTTGACTCTCCTAGCTAGTAAGAAGCTTGTGGATgtggctgccaaaattttactTGAAATGAAGACGTTGGGATATTCTGTTGATGTCAGTGCAAGTGATGTTTTAATGGTGTACATTAAGGATGGTTCTGTTGACCTTGCCTTGAGGTGGCTACGTTTCATGGGTTCATCAGGGATAAGAACGAATAATTTTATAATCAGGCAGTTGTTTGAGTCTTGCATGAAGAATGGTTTATATGAATCAGCAAAGCCTCTTCTTGAGACCTACGTGAACTCTGCTGCTAAAGTGGATCTTATACTTTATACATCAATTCTTGCTCATCTTGTCCGGTGCCAAGAAGAGCAGAATGAGAGGCATTTGATGTCAATCCTTAGTGCTACAAGACATAAAGCACACACTTTTATGTGTGGGCTATTCACTGGTCCAGAACAGAGAAAACAACCAGTTTTATCCTTTGTGAGGGAGTTTTTTCAAGGCCTTGATTATGAGTTGGAGGAGGGTGCTGCGAGGTACTTTGTAAATGTTTTGCTCAATTACCTTGTTCTTATGGGGCAAATAAATCGTGCTCGATGTGTTTGGAAAGTTGCTTATGAGAACAAGCTATTTCCAAAGGCTATAGTGTTCGACCAGCATATTGCTTGGTCTCTAGATGTTAGGAACTTGTCAGTGGGAGCTGCTCTTATAGCAGTTGTGCACACTCTCCACAGGTTCAGAAAGCGAATGTTGTACTATGGTGTGATTCCAAGACGCATCAAATTGGTTACAGGACCCACTCTGAAGATTGTGGTTGCTCAGACGTTGAGCTCAGTAGAATCTCCATTTGAGGTTAGCAAGGTGGTTCTAAGAGCCCCAGGGGATTCTGTCATGGAATGGTTCAAGAAGCCTATCGTGCAGCAGTTTCTTCTGAATGAGATTCCTTCGAGAGCTGACATACTCATGCACAAGCTGAACACTCTATTTCCTAGTTCTGCACCTGAAATTAGATCACTGTCTCCTCCAAAACCACTCATTTCAGGGAAGGCTATGTAA
- the LOC131175609 gene encoding nifU-like protein 3, chloroplastic — MLNLSLSLSRRTHYSSVFKNQISDSCRFSSRQNTFLRGPFHSRHLFSLKLNRTRRKFAGLVVSPSCVLPLTEENVEKVLDEVRPGLMADGGNVVLHEIDGLVVVLKLQGACGSCPSSTMTLKMGIETRLRDKIPEIMAVEQILDTETGLELNEENIEKVLAEIRPYLAGTGGGVLELVQINDYVVKVMLSGPAAAVMTVRVALTQKLKDKIPAIAAVQLID, encoded by the exons ATGTTGAACCTTTCCCTGTCTTTATCTAGAAGAACCCACTATTCGTCAGTTTTCAAG AACCAAATTTCAGACTCATGTAGATTTTCTTCAAGGCAGAATACTTTCCTTAGGGGACCGTTTCATAGCAGACACCTTTTCTCCTTGAAGCTGAACCGTACTCGAAGGAAATTTGCGG GACTTGTGGTTTCACCAAGCTGTGTACTTCCATTAACTGAAGAAAATGTGGAGAAGGTTTTGGATGAGGTGCGACCTGGCTTGATGGCTGATGGAGGCAATGTAGTTTTACATGAGATAGATGGTCTTGTTGTAGTGCTGAAGCTACAAGGGGCATGTGGATCATGTCCAAGTTCTACAATGACACTAAAGATGGGAATTGAAACTCGGCTGCGGGATAAAATTCCAGAAATCATGGCTGTGGAACAGATCCTGGACACTGAAACAGGACTGGAGCTAAATGAGGAAAACATTGAAAAG GTTCTTGCTGAGATTAGACCGTACCTCGCTGGGACAGGAGGTGGAGTGCttgaacttgttcaaatcaatgatTATGTTGTCAAGGTTATGCTTAGCGGGCCTGCAGCTGCGGTTATGACTGTTCGTGTCGCTCTGACACAAAAGTTGAAAGACAAGATACCTGCCATTGCAGCTGTACAGCTGATCGATTAA
- the LOC110648414 gene encoding uncharacterized protein LOC110648414 codes for MSIASSQQSFLTNALTPLIQKPKTRLAISTISCRLSKDDHNDSCRTKSENKLAKLAIVTLAAGVLALGSVGVASAAKSGGRVGGQAFRSSAPRSSPRINSNSRTNIYVNPPLAPPLVGGYGYGFGVPFYGGWGWSPFSFFAPGPSVAIVGGGFETLALFMFLGAVAAVIKRFLGTRDEDDYE; via the exons ATGTCCATAGCATCATCCCAGCAAAGCTTCCTCACCAACGCCCTCACCCCACTAATCCAAAAGCCCAAAACGAGATTAGCTATCTCCACCATCTCATGCAGGCTGTCTAAAGATGATCATAATGATTCTTGCAG GACAAAGAGTGAGAACAAATTGGCAAAGCTAGCAATTGTGACACTGGCAGCTGGGGTGCTTGCACTTGGTTCTGTCGGTGTTGCATCAGCTGCTAAATCTGGTGGTAGAGTTGGTGGTCAGGCTTTCAGATCATCTGCTCCTAGGTCATCACCTAGAATCAATAGTAACTCAAG GACCAACATATATGTCAACCCACCACTTGCCCCACCTTTAGTTGGTGGATATGGGTATGGTTTTGGTGTGCCATTCTATGGCGGCTGGGGCTGGTCGCCATTTTCGTTCTTTGCACCAGGTCCTAGTGTTGCCATTGTTGGAGGTGGATTCGAAACTTTAGCACTTTTTATGTTTCTTGGTGCTGTTGCTGCTGTGATCAAGAGATTCCTTGGAACAAGAGACGAAGACGACTACGAGTAA
- the LOC131175538 gene encoding uncharacterized protein LOC131175538 translates to MPINKDPSPPPPMIGKMGPYTVFKTPPSTPKPAEPPVFDSPKKVVSPPPVQPPPQQIDKSVSTWHLSDGSVSGFFRNAVNKVQNAHSSLDEHLARWFGLNQSKYQWALDDYYENKELGKDEAKPKEILSKVQSV, encoded by the exons ATGCCAATCAACAAGGACCCATCTCCTCCTCCTCCTATGATCGGGAAAATGGGGCCCTATACTGTCTTCAAGACCCCTCCCTCCACCCCTAAACCGGCGGAGCCCCCTGTCTTTGATTCCCCTAAAAAAGTGGTTTCTCCGCCTCCTGTCCAACCGCCTCCTCAGCAAATAGATAAATCTGTTTCTACTTGGCATTTGTCAGATGGGTCCGTTTCTGGTTTCTTCAGAAATGCTGTGAACAAAGTGCAAAACG CGCATTCGAGCTTAGATGAGCATTTGGCACGTTGGTTTGGGTTAAATCAGTCGAAGTATCAGTGGGCTTTGGATGATTATTATGAGAACAAGGAATTG GGAAAAGATGAAGCAAAACCTAAAGAAATATTAAGCAAAGTACAGAGTGTGTAG